In the genome of Acidobacteriota bacterium, the window ACGCATCGCCTCCGCCGCCTGCTGTGCTTCAAGACTGACCTGCATATCTTTGTCGGCTCTCGTGAAAGGTTCGAGCAGAACATCGTCCAGAGAATCTGCAGAAATACGGCGGGAAGAAAATCTGATCTTGTCGATCAGGCGGCGGCGAGCGATCATCGCGATGAATGTCGTTTCCGACGATTTCGTCTCGTCGAACCGTTCGGCATTTTTCCAAATATCAACGAAAATTTCCTGCACAGCGTCCTCCGCGTCATCAGGATTTCGAAGCATTTTACGCGCGATGGACCATACGAGTCCGCCGTACTTTTTCAGGCAGTCCTGAACAGCGCTTCTGTCTCCCTCTGCTATGCGTTGTAAGATCGCTTGGGTCACAAATTATTCTTGAGAATCATTTATCTTCCTAAAGCTACCTTATTTTATCCGCAGTTGCCAACCGCTGTGTGAATCACAGTCTCGGCGTCAACGTAATAGATTTCGCAGACAAAATAAGATTGGATTCAGGCCATCGAACCAGCCTCTTTCCGCGTCGAAAAGATAGAAATAACAAACAGTGTCAAAAGAACGAACGACGTAAGTGCTGACAATAGGCAGAACTGGCAAAACGCCCCTATCAACGCTCCCTGCACATAAACCAGGTAAGCGGACGTAACCGCCATTATCGCAACCTGCACACCGAAAAGCTTCCACATGCGTCCATCACCAAACGCCGTCAACAGAGCCAGCGAGAACGCTGCAAAGTACGCGGCCGCTCCGAATG includes:
- a CDS encoding sigma-70 family RNA polymerase sigma factor — its product is MTQAILQRIAEGDRSAVQDCLKKYGGLVWSIARKMLRNPDDAEDAVQEIFVDIWKNAERFDETKSSETTFIAMIARRRLIDKIRFSSRRISADSLDDVLLEPFTRADKDMQVSLEAQQAAEAMRTLRPEQQQVLRLSIVQGMSHQEISDATGMPLGTVKTHARRGILQVREYLGLGGSSVSQEVRA
- a CDS encoding vitamin K epoxide reductase family protein, which codes for MDPDIPDTSPSTSIAKLPVAAAVVALVGIADSIYLTVHHYTAEPVPCSIIEGCEQVLNSQWAEIGGIPLAAFGAAAYFAAFSLALLTAFGDGRMWKLFGVQVAIMAVTSAYLVYVQGALIGAFCQFCLLSALTSFVLLTLFVISIFSTRKEAGSMA